The genomic stretch GCGCTTGGCAGCCACAGCGGGGGCCTTTCTCGGGGGTGCGTCGGTACGGCGGCCGGGGCACGTACGCCGCTTGTATGTTCGTACGAATGCTTCGGGCCCCCGGGATCGGGGAAGCCTACGAAGCGGCCGACCGTCAGCAACGATACCGGCACACCGGACGGCCCCCACGGGACGGGGGCGTGGCCGGAAGGTAGCGTCTGGGAGGGACCAGGTCGGGAACGCCGTTCTTGGGCGGTGCGTTCACAGGGTGACGGACCTGGTGCCACCAGCAATAGTCAGCCGTAATCACCTAGGGGAAGACGCTCACTTGATGCCGGACCGCAGCCTGCGACTCCTCACGCTCCCCCCGCAGTCGGTGCAGGGAGGGGAGCGCCACGGCGTGCTGCTGCGCGAGCGGCCCTCCTCGCCACCGGACGCCCCGTCGGGCGGGAACAACGGCGACGAGCGGGACGACAAGCCGAGGGACGACAACCCCTTCGCCCCGCCGCCGGAGGGCACCCCGGACCGCCCGTGGCAGCCGCGCCGCCCGGCGTCGGGAGAGGGCGACGGCCAGGGCAGTGGCCAGGGCGACAGCCCTTGGGGCAACCAGTGGAGCGACCGCCAGCCCGGCCGCTCGTCCGGAGGCTTCGGCGAGCGCCCGGGTGCGGGACCCGAGGGCCAGGGGCCGAACACCGGTGGCGGCCCCGGCGCGGGCATGCGCTGGGACCCGACGGACCCGGCCCAGCGGCGCGCGCGGTACGCCCTGCTGTGCGGCATGTGGGCCTTCTTCTTCGCCCTGTTCAGCTGGCCCTACGTCGCCCTGCTGCTGGGCGCGCTCGCCCTGTACTGGGGCATCAGCGCCCTGAGGGCCAAGCCCCGCACCCCCGACCCCGACACCCCGGCCCCGGCAACCTCGGGCCGCCCGCAGACCACGGCGGCGGTGAGCGGCATCGTCACGGCATCCCTGGCGATCGCCCTGGTAGCAGCAGGCTTCACGGCAAAGCTCGTCTACAGCGACTACTACACCTGCACCAACGACGCCCTCACCAGCGAGGCCAAGCAATCCTGCAACGACCTCCTGCCGGAGGAGCTGCGGGGCGTGCTGGGTACCGACAGCTGACAAATTCAGCCTGTCCGGCGTTTGAGGACGAGGCCCTTTCGGGGCCGACAGCGGGGGTCTGGGGGCGGCAGCCCCAGGGATGGGACGGGTAGGGGCGGCAGGGGCGAAAATCATGGGCCCTGCGGAGCGTCCCCCTCCCCCGACGCCTCCCGCAGCGCGGCCCAGCGAGCCTCGCGCGCCGCATCGTCGGCAAGCCAGGGGGCCAGCTCCGGCTCGGCAGGCAGGAAGTCGTACCCCTCGAAGTCCGCGTCCACCGGACCGACGGCCACCGAGGGCTTCTCGCGCCGCCCGAACCAGCGCCGCCGCCCCTTCAAGGCTTCCTCCCCCGCCTCCCCCATCCGCGGCTTCGCGATCCTCGGCACCTGATACGCCCGGCACCTCCACCCCCGCACCCCCACCGCCGTAGGCACGCCCACCACCGCGCCCCACACCAGCGCCGCCACTCCCACCTGCCACCACACAGGACCGAAGCTCGCGAGCGCCGCCACCCCGAGCGGCCCACCCGCCACGGCAGCCGCCACCGACACCGCCACCGCGCACATCGCCGAGGCCAGCACAGTCACCCCGGCAGTACGCCCGCGCGACCACGCCCCCGCCTCACCCGAGGCCCCACCACCGCCTGCCCGACCCACGAACCACCCCACCGTCACCCCGGCCGCCACCGGCACCACCCCCGCCGCCCAGTTCAACGGCGTCCCGTCCCCCGCCTCCGGCACCGCGGCCAGCAGCGGAAACGGCGGAAGGAGCGCGGCGGGGGACGAGGACAGCGGGCCCACGGCATGGCCCGCGCCCAGGGAGAAGCCGGGACCCAGGGAGTACGCCATCGCCCACAGAGCCGCGTTCGGCATCAGGACCAGACACAGCAGCAGCACCGCGAACTGCCCCGACAGCCCTTCCGTGAGCCGCAGGAACGACCCCTGCGCCGCACCCCCGTGCCACACCAGCGACACCGCCAGCAGCAACGCCCCACCCCCGAACAGCACCGCCACCCCCGCCCCCGCCGCCCGCGCCGCCGCGTCCAGCCGGACCCGCGCCTCCACCCCCACGAACAGCCGCCGCACGCCCGCCGGCAGCAGGATCAGCACCTCGTCCACCGCATCCCGGGGCCGCCCGTACGCCGTCCACACCCCCGCCCCGGCCGCCCCCACCACGACCAACGGCACGCACACCCCCGTCCACACCCAGTCCGGCCGCAGCACCCCGCCCGCCGCGTACACCGCGGCCGCCGTCCCCACGGAGAGGTAACCGATCACCACACCCGCCCACGCCGTACGGCCGGACGCCGCCTCGCCGTCGTCCATCGCGTCCCGCGCCGCCCGGTGCACCAGCCACACCGGCAGCACGGGCAGGAGCAGCGGGGTGACGCCCACCGGCGCGGGGATGCCGGACAGCGTGTCGGTGCGGACCAGTTCGGCCCCGTGCGCCAGCAGCCACAGCCCCGCCGCCACATGCAGCGCACCACCCGGCCCGCTGTCCGGATACGGCGAACTGATCCACAGCACCATCACCAGTACCGCGAACGACCCGAGCCCGAGACCCGCGGCCACCGCACCACCCAGGAGGCCCGCGGCCAGTCCGGGCGACCGGTCGCGCAACCGGGTGAGCAAGGACGACAACGGCGATCGGCGAACGGTCATCTGGATCACGCCCGCCATGCTCCCAACGACACGCGCTTTCCCGTCGTAACAGGCGAACTTCCGCTGTGTCGCTCAATATACGTTTATGTACCTTTTCGTACGAAGGGGCGCCCTGTGACGCAGAGCCCTTCCACCCCGCTTCCGCCGCCCAAGGAACGCCGACGCCTGCGCGAGGAACAGTCGTTGACGCAGGCTCAGGTCGCGGCGCGGGTCGGCGTGACACGGGAGACGGTGCGCGCGTGGGAGACCGGCCGTACGACTCCGCGCGGCCGGAAGCGGGAGGTGTACGCGAAGTTGCTGAACGAACTGACCGCGCATCAGCAGGACACCGGGACGGACGAGGTGACGCCCGTACCGGATCCACATCCGGAACCGCCGACCGCCCCCTCCCCCGCCGCCCTGACGCCGACTCAGGCCTTCGACGCGCTGTACGCGTTCTGCGCGCCCGCGCTGGTCCGGCAGACCTATCTGCTCACCGGGCGGCGGGAGCTGGCGCGGGAGTCGGTGGAGCGGGCCTTTCAACTCGCCTGGCAGCGCTGGCCGGAGGTGGCCGTCGACCGGGATCCGGCGGGCTGGGTGCGGGCGACGGCGCACGAGTACGCGCTCTCCCCCTGGCACCGGTTCCGCCCCCGCTACCGGCACCCCGAACCCCCGCCCGCGGACGCCTCCGACCGGGCCCTGATGGACGTACTCCTCACCCTGCCACCGCGCCACCGCCGGACGCTGGTGCTCTACGACGGGGTCGGCCTCGATCTGCCGGACACGGCGGCCGAGACGGAGGCGACCACACCCGCGGCGGCGAACCGGCTGCTGCACGCGCGCGAGACCGTGGCCGCGCGCCTGCCGGAGCTGTCGGACCCGGCCGAACTGCACCGTCGCCTCACGGAAGTGGCCTCGGCGGAACGACTGCGCGCCGCGAAGCCGCCGACGGTACGCACCGGCAGCGAGCGCCGGGCCAGCTTCTGGACCCGCGCCGCCATCGCCTTCACGGTCGCCCTCATCGGCACCACCGCCCTCACCCTGCGCACGGCCCCCACCCAGTACGAACCCCCGGTGGCCCCGGGCACCACCATCCGCGGCGTCCCCCCGAGGGTGGCCCCGGGGCCACTGTCGGAGAGGGAGCAGAAACTACGGACGAAACTCCGGGAGGAGACGACGAGCGGCCCGGAGAGACTGGTCCCACAGAGCCGCTGAACACCGATGGGCCCGTCCCCCACCCGGGGAACGGGCCCATCGACGTGCAGCCTGGAAACTCAGGCGGAGAGAATCTCCCGCGCCAGCTTCGCCGTCTCGGTCGGGGTCTTGCCGACCTTGACGCCTGCGGCCTCCAGGGCCTCCTTCTTCGCCTGGGCCGTGCCGGAGGAGCCGGAGACGATGGCGCCGGCGTGGCCCATGGTCTTGCCCTCGGGCGCGGTGAAGCCCGCGACGTAACCGACGACCGGCTTGGTCACGTTCTTCGCGATGAAGTCCGCGGCCCGCTCCTCGGCGTCGCCACCGATCTCACCGATCATCACGATCAGGTCGGTGTCGGGGTCGGCCTCGAACGCGGCGAGCGCGTCGATGTGCGTCGTACCGATGATCGGGTCGCCACCGATGCCGACGGCGGTCGAGAAGCCGATGTCACGCAGCTCGTACATCATCTGGTACGTCAGCGTGCCGGACTTCGAGACCAGGCCGATACGGCCCGGCTTGGTGATGTCGCCCGGGATGATGCCGACGTTCGACTGACCCGGCGTGATGATGCCGGGGCAGTTCGGGCCGATGATCCGGGTCTTGTTGCCCTTCTTGCCGGCGTACGCCCAGAACGACGCCGAGTCGTGCACGGCGATGCCCTCGGTGATCACGACGGCCAGCGGGATCTCGGCGTCGATGGCCTCGACGACCGCGTCCTTGGTGAACTTCTCCGGCACGAAGATGACGGAGACGTTGGCGCCGGTGGCCTCGATGGCCTCCTTGACGGTGCCGTAGACCGGTACCTCGGTACCGTCGAAGTCCACGGTCGTGCCCGCCTTGCGAGGGTTCACGCCGCCCACGACGTTGGTGCCGTCGCCCAGCATGAGCTTGGTGTGCTTCATGCCCGTGGCGCCGGTCATGCCCTGGACGATGACCTTGCTGTCCTTGTTGAGCCAGATAGCCATGGTGTGTTCTGTCCTCGTCCTGAGTGCTTACTTTGCGGCGTGGGCCAGCTCGGCGGCCTTGTCGGCCGCGCCGTCCATGGTGTCGACGCGCTGCACCAGCGGGTGGTTGGCGTCGGTGAGGATCTGCCGGCCGAGCTCGGCGTTGTTGCCGTCGAGCCGGACGACCAGCGGCTTGGTGACGTTCTCGCCACGGTCCTCGAGGAGCTTCAGGGCCTGGACGATGCCGTTGGCGACCTCGTCACAGGCGGTGATGCCACCGAAGACGTTGACGAAGACGGACTTGACGTCCGGGTCGCCGAGGATGATCTCCAGACCGTTGGCCATGACCTGGGCGGAGGCGCCACCGCCGATGTCCAGGAAGTTGGCCGGCTTCACGCCACCGTGGTTCTCACCGGCGTACGCGACGACGTCGAGGGTCGACATGACCAGACCGGCACCGTTACCGATGATGCCGACCTCGCCGTCGAGCTTGACGTAGTTGAGGTTCTTCTCCTTGGCGGCGGCCTCGAGCGGGTTGGCCGCGGCCTTGTCGTGCAGCTCGTCCCAGTCGTGACGGAACTCGGCGTTGTCGTCGAGCGACACCTTGCCGTCCAGGGCGATGACGTCACCGGAGGCGACCTTCGCGAGCGGGTTGACCTCGACGAGGAGGGCGTCCGACTTGATGAAGGTGTCCCACAGGGTGACGAGGACGTTCACGACCTTGTCCGCGACCTCGGCCGGGAACTTCGCGGCCGCGACGATCTCGCGGGCCTTCTCCTCGGTCACACCGTCGATCGCGTCGATCGGCGTCTTGGCGACGGCCTCCGGACGGGTGGCCGCCACC from Streptomyces davaonensis JCM 4913 encodes the following:
- a CDS encoding cell division protein PerM, which gives rise to MAGVIQMTVRRSPLSSLLTRLRDRSPGLAAGLLGGAVAAGLGLGSFAVLVMVLWISSPYPDSGPGGALHVAAGLWLLAHGAELVRTDTLSGIPAPVGVTPLLLPVLPVWLVHRAARDAMDDGEAASGRTAWAGVVIGYLSVGTAAAVYAAGGVLRPDWVWTGVCVPLVVVGAAGAGVWTAYGRPRDAVDEVLILLPAGVRRLFVGVEARVRLDAAARAAGAGVAVLFGGGALLLAVSLVWHGGAAQGSFLRLTEGLSGQFAVLLLCLVLMPNAALWAMAYSLGPGFSLGAGHAVGPLSSSPAALLPPFPLLAAVPEAGDGTPLNWAAGVVPVAAGVTVGWFVGRAGGGGASGEAGAWSRGRTAGVTVLASAMCAVAVSVAAAVAGGPLGVAALASFGPVWWQVGVAALVWGAVVGVPTAVGVRGWRCRAYQVPRIAKPRMGEAGEEALKGRRRWFGRREKPSVAVGPVDADFEGYDFLPAEPELAPWLADDAAREARWAALREASGEGDAPQGP
- the sucC gene encoding ADP-forming succinate--CoA ligase subunit beta, translating into MDLFEYQARDLFAKHDVPVLAGEVIDTPEAARAATERLGGKSVVKAQVKVGGRGKAGGVKLAATADEAVARATDILGMDIKGHTVHKVMIAETAPEILEEYYVSFLLDRANRTFLSIASVEGGMEIEEVAATRPEAVAKTPIDAIDGVTEEKAREIVAAAKFPAEVADKVVNVLVTLWDTFIKSDALLVEVNPLAKVASGDVIALDGKVSLDDNAEFRHDWDELHDKAAANPLEAAAKEKNLNYVKLDGEVGIIGNGAGLVMSTLDVVAYAGENHGGVKPANFLDIGGGASAQVMANGLEIILGDPDVKSVFVNVFGGITACDEVANGIVQALKLLEDRGENVTKPLVVRLDGNNAELGRQILTDANHPLVQRVDTMDGAADKAAELAHAAK
- the sucD gene encoding succinate--CoA ligase subunit alpha, whose amino-acid sequence is MAIWLNKDSKVIVQGMTGATGMKHTKLMLGDGTNVVGGVNPRKAGTTVDFDGTEVPVYGTVKEAIEATGANVSVIFVPEKFTKDAVVEAIDAEIPLAVVITEGIAVHDSASFWAYAGKKGNKTRIIGPNCPGIITPGQSNVGIIPGDITKPGRIGLVSKSGTLTYQMMYELRDIGFSTAVGIGGDPIIGTTHIDALAAFEADPDTDLIVMIGEIGGDAEERAADFIAKNVTKPVVGYVAGFTAPEGKTMGHAGAIVSGSSGTAQAKKEALEAAGVKVGKTPTETAKLAREILSA
- a CDS encoding helix-turn-helix domain-containing protein, with amino-acid sequence MTQSPSTPLPPPKERRRLREEQSLTQAQVAARVGVTRETVRAWETGRTTPRGRKREVYAKLLNELTAHQQDTGTDEVTPVPDPHPEPPTAPSPAALTPTQAFDALYAFCAPALVRQTYLLTGRRELARESVERAFQLAWQRWPEVAVDRDPAGWVRATAHEYALSPWHRFRPRYRHPEPPPADASDRALMDVLLTLPPRHRRTLVLYDGVGLDLPDTAAETEATTPAAANRLLHARETVAARLPELSDPAELHRRLTEVASAERLRAAKPPTVRTGSERRASFWTRAAIAFTVALIGTTALTLRTAPTQYEPPVAPGTTIRGVPPRVAPGPLSEREQKLRTKLREETTSGPERLVPQSR